A region from the uncultured Bacteroides sp. genome encodes:
- a CDS encoding RagB/SusD family nutrient uptake outer membrane protein, with translation MKRKKYMLALLVASFMITVTGCNDFLDRSPEGEFTEDDAPGGSLEGQVFSIYTMMRSYNITAGIPAFAVHCFRSEDSEKGSTASDGADQAAMFDDFLYTTNNGVVDAYWSQNYSIIYQCNSVIDDINTTEFTDTLNTMRNKGEVLFFRAYAYFNLVRAFGEVPLVNFKITDASQANIAKTSVDSIYKQIDADLTEAEARLPREWTDEYKGRLTWGAARALHARTYMMRNDWDNMHKAATDVMSSGLYDLNTPYDKIFTDAGENSSESVFELQCTATASLPESTTIGSQFCQVQGVRGAGDWNLGWGWHMGTKEMGEAFEPGDPRKDATLLYFRRSESDPITAANTNKPYGESPVSLADGAYFNKKAYTDPAKRAEFTNSGFWVNIRLIRYADVVLMAAESANELGLTSEALADLEMVRFRARGGDESVLPKVTTTDQNELRNAIRHERRVELGLEFDRFYDLVRWGIAADVLHAAGKTNYQDKNKYFPVPQNEIDKSKGILVQNPEY, from the coding sequence ATGAAACGAAAAAAATATATGTTAGCATTGCTCGTGGCATCCTTTATGATAACCGTCACAGGATGTAACGACTTTCTTGACCGGAGTCCGGAAGGGGAATTCACCGAAGACGATGCGCCCGGAGGAAGCCTCGAAGGGCAAGTATTCAGTATCTACACCATGATGCGTAGTTACAACATCACCGCGGGAATTCCTGCATTTGCCGTTCATTGCTTCCGCTCTGAAGATTCAGAAAAAGGAAGTACCGCTTCTGACGGAGCCGACCAGGCTGCTATGTTTGACGATTTTCTTTATACAACCAATAACGGTGTAGTAGATGCATACTGGTCGCAGAATTATTCAATTATTTATCAATGTAACTCTGTTATAGACGACATTAATACGACTGAATTTACCGATACGCTGAATACGATGCGCAACAAAGGAGAAGTTCTGTTCTTCCGCGCATATGCCTATTTCAATTTGGTAAGAGCATTTGGCGAAGTTCCTTTGGTTAACTTTAAAATAACAGATGCATCACAAGCCAACATAGCCAAAACATCGGTTGATTCAATCTACAAACAAATTGATGCCGACCTCACGGAGGCAGAAGCACGACTTCCCCGGGAATGGACGGATGAATATAAAGGACGATTGACCTGGGGAGCAGCAAGAGCCCTTCATGCCCGTACTTATATGATGCGCAACGATTGGGATAATATGCACAAAGCCGCCACGGATGTAATGAGTTCAGGGTTGTATGATTTAAATACACCTTACGACAAAATATTTACCGACGCAGGAGAAAACAGTAGTGAATCTGTCTTTGAACTTCAATGCACCGCTACCGCTTCGCTTCCCGAAAGTACCACCATCGGAAGTCAATTCTGTCAAGTACAAGGAGTCAGAGGAGCCGGAGATTGGAACCTGGGCTGGGGATGGCACATGGGAACCAAAGAAATGGGTGAGGCTTTTGAACCGGGTGACCCTCGTAAAGATGCCACTCTATTATACTTTAGAAGATCTGAGAGTGATCCTATTACAGCAGCCAATACAAACAAACCTTATGGTGAATCTCCCGTATCACTGGCAGACGGGGCTTACTTCAACAAGAAAGCATATACAGATCCGGCCAAACGTGCAGAATTCACAAATTCAGGTTTCTGGGTAAACATTCGTCTGATACGCTATGCCGATGTTGTACTGATGGCTGCCGAATCGGCTAATGAACTGGGATTAACATCGGAAGCATTAGCTGATCTAGAGATGGTTCGCTTCCGTGCCCGCGGAGGAGATGAGTCTGTTCTGCCCAAAGTTACCACGACCGATCAGAATGAACTTCGCAATGCCATTCGCCACGAACGCCGTGTGGAACTGGGATTGGAGTTTGATCGTTTCTACGACCTTGTTCGCTGGGGAATAGCTGCCGATGTATTGCATGCAGCCGGCAAAACAAACTATCAGGATAAGAACAAATACTTCCCTGTACCACAAAACGAAATAGATAAGTCAAAAGGTATATTAGTACAAAACCCTGAATATTAA
- the bglX gene encoding beta-glucosidase BglX: MKQFSHRNIVFVFLLVTATISLQAQKPPQDMNRFIDNLMKKMTLDEKIGQLNLPVSGEIITGQAKSSDVAKQIRKGQVGGLFNLKGVSKIRDVQKLAVEESRLGIPLLFGMDVVHGYETAFPIPLGLSCTWDMSAIEQSARIAATEASADGICWTFSPMVDISRDARWGRFSEGSGEDPFLGAAIARAMVEGYQGKDMNSNNEIMACVKHFALYGAVEAGRDYNTVDMSKSRMYNEYLPPYKAAVEAGAGSVMASFNEINGVPATANKWLLTDLLRNQWRFNGFVVSDFTGISEMINHGIGNLQTVSARALNAGTDMDMVSDGFIGTLEQSLKEGKVSEETINTACRRILEAKYKLGLFDNPYKYCDVKRPAKEIFTTEHRAVARKIASESFVLLKNENQTLPLHKQGTIAVVGPLANTRSNMVGTWSVAAQLDKAPSLVEGLKEVVGKKANIVYAKGSNLMSDSAYENRATMFGRSLNRDNRTDKELLEEALKVSANADVIVAALGESSEMSGESSCRTNLDMPDTQHALLKALLETGKPVVLVLFTGRPVVLTWENEHVPAILNVWFGGSEAAGAIGDVLFGDVNPSGKLTSTFPQNVGQLPLYYSHKNTGRPLVEGHWFEKFRSNYLDVSNDPLYPFGFGLSYTTFTYSDVSLSSSTMNMNGELTASVTVTNTGDRDGNEVVQLYLHDLVGSITRPVKELKGFQRIFLKAGESKQISFKITPKLLKFYNENLQFVCEPGDFDVMIGGNSRDVKTTRFTLNQ; encoded by the coding sequence ATGAAACAGTTTTCACATAGGAATATTGTATTCGTTTTTTTATTGGTAACAGCCACTATAAGCCTACAAGCACAAAAGCCACCACAAGATATGAATCGCTTCATCGACAACTTGATGAAGAAGATGACACTGGATGAGAAAATAGGCCAACTCAATCTGCCTGTAAGCGGAGAAATTATCACCGGACAGGCTAAGAGCAGCGATGTGGCAAAACAAATACGCAAAGGACAGGTAGGCGGATTATTTAATCTTAAGGGGGTAAGCAAAATCAGAGATGTACAGAAGTTGGCCGTAGAAGAAAGCCGACTGGGTATTCCTTTACTCTTCGGCATGGATGTGGTTCACGGATATGAAACGGCATTCCCTATTCCATTGGGATTATCCTGCACATGGGATATGAGTGCCATTGAACAATCGGCCCGTATTGCGGCGACTGAAGCAAGTGCCGATGGCATCTGCTGGACTTTCAGTCCGATGGTAGATATCAGTCGGGATGCCCGCTGGGGACGATTCTCGGAAGGCAGCGGTGAAGACCCGTTTCTTGGGGCTGCAATAGCCAGAGCAATGGTAGAAGGATATCAGGGAAAAGACATGAACAGCAATAATGAGATTATGGCTTGTGTAAAGCATTTCGCACTCTACGGTGCAGTTGAAGCCGGCCGGGATTATAATACGGTGGATATGAGTAAAAGCCGCATGTATAACGAATATTTACCTCCATACAAAGCAGCCGTTGAAGCAGGCGCCGGAAGTGTAATGGCTTCTTTTAACGAGATAAACGGAGTTCCGGCAACCGCTAATAAATGGTTACTGACCGATTTACTTCGCAATCAGTGGAGATTCAATGGTTTTGTAGTAAGCGACTTTACCGGCATTTCCGAGATGATAAACCATGGCATAGGCAATTTACAAACAGTATCTGCCCGGGCACTAAATGCCGGAACAGATATGGATATGGTTAGTGATGGCTTTATCGGTACGCTGGAACAATCGCTGAAAGAGGGTAAGGTATCCGAAGAAACCATCAACACTGCCTGCCGACGTATTCTTGAAGCAAAATACAAATTGGGGTTATTTGATAATCCTTATAAATATTGCGACGTGAAGCGTCCCGCTAAAGAGATTTTTACTACTGAACATCGGGCCGTTGCCCGCAAAATAGCTTCGGAAAGCTTTGTATTGCTAAAAAACGAAAACCAAACACTGCCACTACACAAACAAGGTACAATAGCTGTTGTAGGCCCGTTGGCCAATACCCGCTCTAATATGGTGGGTACCTGGAGCGTAGCTGCCCAACTAGATAAAGCCCCTTCTTTGGTAGAAGGATTGAAAGAGGTGGTGGGCAAGAAAGCGAATATTGTTTATGCCAAGGGCAGTAACCTGATGAGCGACAGTGCTTACGAGAATCGTGCTACGATGTTTGGACGGAGCTTAAACAGAGATAACCGCACCGATAAGGAGTTATTGGAAGAAGCGTTAAAAGTATCGGCCAATGCGGATGTGATTGTAGCTGCCCTGGGCGAATCATCGGAGATGAGCGGAGAAAGCAGTTGCCGTACCAATCTGGATATGCCGGACACGCAACATGCTTTATTGAAAGCTTTGCTTGAAACCGGCAAACCAGTAGTTCTGGTCCTTTTCACCGGTCGGCCTGTAGTGCTGACCTGGGAGAATGAACATGTTCCCGCCATATTAAACGTATGGTTTGGAGGTAGTGAAGCAGCAGGTGCTATTGGCGATGTACTCTTCGGCGATGTGAACCCTAGCGGTAAACTAACTTCCACTTTCCCTCAAAATGTAGGCCAGTTACCTCTTTACTACAGCCACAAGAACACCGGTCGCCCTCTAGTCGAAGGACATTGGTTTGAGAAGTTCCGCAGCAACTACCTAGATGTAAGCAATGATCCGCTTTACCCTTTTGGCTTCGGACTAAGCTATACTACATTTACTTATAGCGATGTTTCGCTCAGTTCTTCAACCATGAATATGAACGGAGAGCTAACGGCATCTGTAACAGTAACCAACACCGGCGATAGAGATGGCAACGAAGTGGTGCAATTATATCTCCACGATCTGGTAGGCAGCATCACCCGTCCGGTAAAGGAGCTTAAGGGTTTCCAAAGGATCTTCCTCAAAGCCGGTGAGTCTAAACAAATATCTTTCAAAATTACACCGAAATTATTGAAGTTCTACAATGAGAACTTGCAGTTTGTTTGCGAACCGGGCGATTTTGATGTGATGATTGGAGGTAATAGTCGTGATGTAAAGACTACACGTTTTACACTTAACCAATAA
- a CDS encoding glucoamylase family protein: MSTLKQLIFLSVILMATGCNGSSKASDDDAAGNLSDDALLDSVQHRTFNYFWDGAEPTSGMARERYHVDGVYPENDKNIVTIGGSGFGIMAILSGIDRGYVTRTQGLERLTKIVGFLEKADRFHGAFPHWLNGETGKIKPFGEKDDGGDLVETAFLMQGLLAVHQYYVNGSDDEKALAARIDNIWRGVEWDWYRNGQNVLYWHWSPDYGWAMNFPVHGYNECLVMYVLAASSPTHSVPANVYHEGWAENGAIVSPHEVESIPLQLRYQGTNAGPLFWAHYSFLGLNPTNLKDKYATYFQEMKNLTLVNRAYCIRNPKAYKGYGEDCWGLTASYSVDGYAAHAPNEASDLGVITPTAALSSIVYTPEYSLKVIRHLYNMGDKVYGEYGFYDAFSETANWYPKRYLAIDEGPIAVMIENYRSGLLWKLFMSHPDVQQGLQTLGFTY; this comes from the coding sequence ATGTCTACACTCAAACAACTTATATTTCTGTCTGTTATATTAATGGCGACAGGTTGCAATGGAAGCAGCAAAGCCAGCGATGATGATGCAGCGGGCAATCTGTCTGATGATGCTTTGCTGGATAGTGTTCAGCACAGAACATTCAACTACTTCTGGGATGGCGCAGAACCTACCAGCGGTATGGCCCGCGAACGATATCACGTAGACGGAGTGTATCCGGAAAATGATAAGAACATAGTAACCATAGGAGGAAGCGGCTTTGGCATCATGGCTATCCTTTCGGGCATAGATCGCGGATATGTAACCCGCACTCAAGGACTGGAAAGGTTAACCAAGATAGTCGGTTTTCTGGAAAAAGCCGATCGTTTTCATGGTGCTTTTCCTCATTGGCTGAACGGTGAAACGGGCAAAATAAAACCTTTCGGAGAAAAAGATGACGGAGGTGATCTGGTAGAAACAGCTTTCCTTATGCAAGGCTTGCTGGCAGTACACCAATATTATGTAAACGGTAGTGACGATGAAAAAGCACTGGCTGCACGAATAGACAACATCTGGCGTGGGGTGGAATGGGATTGGTACCGCAACGGACAGAACGTGCTTTACTGGCATTGGAGTCCTGACTACGGATGGGCTATGAACTTTCCGGTACACGGATATAACGAGTGTCTGGTTATGTATGTGCTTGCTGCCTCATCACCCACACACTCAGTTCCGGCCAATGTTTATCACGAAGGATGGGCAGAAAACGGAGCAATTGTTTCTCCGCACGAAGTAGAGAGTATTCCTCTGCAATTGCGCTATCAGGGAACAAATGCCGGTCCGCTATTCTGGGCACATTACTCTTTTCTGGGTTTGAATCCAACCAACCTGAAAGATAAATATGCCACTTATTTTCAGGAGATGAAGAACCTGACACTTGTTAATCGTGCCTATTGCATCCGTAACCCGAAAGCTTATAAAGGATATGGCGAAGATTGTTGGGGATTGACCGCCAGTTATTCAGTAGATGGATATGCGGCCCATGCACCCAACGAGGCAAGCGATCTGGGAGTAATCACTCCTACAGCTGCCCTGTCGTCTATCGTTTATACGCCTGAATATTCTCTGAAAGTAATACGTCACCTTTACAACATGGGCGACAAAGTTTATGGAGAATATGGTTTTTACGATGCTTTTAGTGAAACAGCCAACTGGTATCCGAAACGTTATCTGGCCATAGATGAGGGCCCCATAGCCGTTATGATAGAGAACTATCGTTCCGGTTTGCTATGGAAGCTTTTCATGAGTCACCCGGATGTGCAGCAGGGACTTCAGACGTTGGGCTTTACTTATTAA
- a CDS encoding trehalase family glycosidase, with product MKRTIRFILIGFLLCWGANSFGQENYYKLYTHNPYAEENQFIQTKPDLSTPPAFEAIKSKLPSPSWPARKDVIAAYWKAWEIAFSNLRAVNPASGFTAPYIDAAFNGCVFMWDTSFMTMFGKYGTHAFNFQGSLDNFYTKQKPDGFICREIRSTDGSDCFERFEPSSTGPNIMPWSEWEYFENFNDTVRLKKIFPPLLAYYKWFQINRTWKDGSYYSSGWGCGMDNQPRVPEGYDVQWGNAHMSWIDTNLQQIMSAKILIKMAKELHREKDVQALEKEISSLTDFVNSRMWNDKISFYTDLFEDNTLSSTMTIGSYWALLADVVPPARLERYLSHLTNTKEFNREHRVPTLSASDPQYDPNGGYWKGSVWAPTEYMVLRGLTAIHQDSLAYEIACNHLNNVVGVFSKTGTFFENYAPEKVQGNDRKNFVGWTGLSPIAILMEYVFGIRADVPNNRIVWDVRLKDDFGVDNYPFGKEGCVSLHSKARKDTRQMPKIKVNSNVPFTLTLKWDGGQKDIAIKASGK from the coding sequence ATGAAAAGGACTATCAGATTTATTTTAATCGGCTTCTTGCTGTGTTGGGGAGCAAACTCCTTCGGACAGGAGAACTATTACAAGTTGTATACTCACAATCCGTATGCCGAAGAGAATCAGTTTATTCAGACAAAGCCCGATCTGTCTACCCCACCGGCATTCGAAGCAATAAAGAGTAAGTTGCCTTCTCCCTCGTGGCCGGCACGCAAAGATGTGATTGCCGCTTACTGGAAAGCCTGGGAGATCGCCTTTTCAAATTTAAGGGCGGTTAATCCTGCCAGTGGCTTTACGGCTCCTTATATTGATGCGGCTTTTAACGGATGTGTGTTTATGTGGGACACTTCTTTTATGACCATGTTCGGCAAGTACGGTACCCATGCCTTCAATTTCCAAGGTTCACTGGATAACTTCTATACCAAACAAAAACCGGACGGTTTCATCTGCCGGGAGATACGCAGCACGGACGGAAGCGATTGCTTTGAACGCTTTGAACCTTCGAGCACCGGACCTAACATTATGCCTTGGTCGGAGTGGGAGTATTTTGAAAACTTCAACGATACCGTTCGCCTGAAAAAGATATTCCCTCCCTTATTGGCTTATTATAAGTGGTTTCAGATTAATCGCACCTGGAAAGACGGAAGTTATTACTCCAGTGGCTGGGGATGCGGCATGGACAATCAGCCTCGCGTGCCCGAAGGATATGATGTGCAGTGGGGAAACGCCCACATGTCGTGGATAGATACTAACCTGCAACAGATTATGTCCGCTAAGATTCTTATCAAAATGGCCAAAGAACTCCATCGGGAAAAGGATGTACAGGCATTGGAAAAGGAAATAAGTTCCCTGACCGATTTTGTGAATAGCAGGATGTGGAATGATAAGATTTCTTTTTATACGGATCTGTTCGAAGATAACACGTTGTCCTCCACCATGACTATCGGTTCGTATTGGGCGCTATTGGCGGACGTTGTGCCTCCTGCCAGATTAGAGAGATATCTGTCGCACCTGACAAACACGAAAGAGTTTAACCGGGAACACCGGGTTCCTACTTTATCAGCCAGCGACCCGCAGTATGATCCGAATGGAGGATACTGGAAAGGTAGTGTATGGGCCCCTACGGAATACATGGTATTAAGAGGACTGACGGCCATCCATCAGGATAGTCTGGCCTATGAAATAGCTTGTAACCACCTCAATAATGTGGTCGGGGTATTCAGCAAAACAGGAACTTTCTTTGAAAACTATGCGCCGGAGAAGGTACAGGGAAATGATAGGAAGAACTTTGTGGGATGGACCGGCCTGTCGCCCATTGCCATTTTGATGGAATATGTATTCGGAATTCGTGCCGATGTTCCGAATAACCGGATTGTATGGGATGTTCGTTTGAAAGATGACTTTGGAGTGGATAACTATCCTTTCGGAAAAGAAGGTTGTGTTAGTTTGCACAGCAAAGCCCGAAAAGACACCCGGCAAATGCCTAAGATAAAGGTCAATTCAAATGTGCCGTTTACACTGACGTTGAAGTGGGATGGCGGACAAAAGGATATTGCAATAAAGGCAAGCGGCAAATAA
- a CDS encoding TonB-dependent receptor has translation MKNRPLTFLLMILVSTLTYAQAPTSLSYTVKGMLLDSLTQEGEPYATIKIVKKSIPDKTVKMAVTDTNGKFREKLTDSGTYLITITSIGKKTVIREFTLKSDEKTADLGTLYTSEETNELKGVEIVAQKPLVKVDIDKIEYNIQDDPDSKTNSVLEMLRKVPLVTVDGEDNIKVNGSSSFKVQVNGKPNNMMSNNPTEVLKSMPANSIKYIEVITNPGAKYDAEGVGGILNIVTVGGGFEGYTVTLSGNASNRGAGGSVYGTVKKDKLTVTGNYSYSKNNYPKSYSDLSREDVEADTHLSAHNSNSNNGSFQYGNLEASYEIDTLRLVTLSFGLYGGGNNGNGDGSTELADAANAPIYSYDMNSNNDNSWYSIRGNIDYQRLFKVKDRMLTFSYKINTQPQTSDSYTRYTNAAIPDEWQQRLNLQNQRSDGETNSTEHTFQADYATPLGKLHTVETGVKYIIRNNASDNKFYLANSGSDDYSYSDTRSSKYEHLNDILAAYGGYSFKYKDFSAKAGVRYEHTIQNVKYLVGRGDDFKVNLDDVIPSASLGIKIGKTQNLRGGYNMRIWRPSIYYLNPYRDESNPTSISYGNPELKSEKSHVFNLSYSSFTAKFNLNLSLRYSFNNNGIESYSFLENGILNNTYKNIGKSRNSGLSLYANWNASSMTRLYINADGGYSDYRSPAQGLKNNGWDGFLYGGIQQTFPLDIRLSLNLMGATPQTMLQGRGSGFYDYSMSVNRSFLKKRFTLSAFAGNFLKKYTSSSSHIQGEGFKQTSDSRYSRQRFGVSVSYRLGELKASVKKAARGINNDDVKGGDGGDNGGAK, from the coding sequence ATGAAAAACAGGCCTTTGACTTTTTTGTTGATGATACTTGTCTCAACACTAACCTATGCGCAAGCACCCACGTCATTATCTTATACTGTAAAAGGTATGCTTCTCGATTCTCTGACTCAGGAAGGCGAACCCTATGCTACTATAAAGATCGTAAAGAAAAGCATTCCGGATAAAACGGTAAAGATGGCCGTTACTGATACGAATGGAAAGTTTAGAGAAAAACTGACCGATAGCGGAACTTACCTCATTACAATTACCTCTATAGGGAAGAAAACGGTTATCAGGGAATTTACGTTGAAGTCCGATGAGAAAACAGCTGACCTCGGCACCTTATATACTTCGGAAGAGACCAATGAGCTCAAAGGGGTAGAAATTGTGGCTCAAAAGCCATTGGTAAAAGTAGATATTGACAAGATAGAATATAATATTCAGGATGATCCCGATTCGAAAACAAACTCCGTATTGGAAATGCTTCGTAAAGTACCCTTAGTAACCGTAGACGGTGAAGACAACATAAAGGTAAACGGGAGCAGCAGTTTCAAGGTGCAGGTAAATGGGAAGCCCAATAATATGATGAGTAATAACCCCACGGAAGTGCTCAAGAGTATGCCTGCTAATTCCATTAAGTATATTGAAGTAATTACAAACCCCGGAGCCAAGTATGATGCCGAAGGGGTAGGAGGTATTCTGAATATTGTTACCGTGGGTGGCGGGTTTGAAGGCTATACGGTTACATTAAGCGGCAATGCAAGCAACAGAGGTGCCGGAGGGAGCGTATACGGGACGGTGAAAAAAGATAAGCTAACGGTGACCGGTAATTATAGTTACAGCAAGAATAACTATCCTAAGAGTTATTCTGATTTGTCGAGAGAAGATGTTGAAGCTGATACTCATTTAAGTGCCCACAATTCGAACTCAAATAACGGATCTTTTCAATATGGAAATCTTGAAGCAAGCTACGAGATAGATACGTTGCGTTTGGTTACCCTCTCGTTTGGACTTTATGGCGGGGGCAATAATGGAAACGGAGATGGAAGTACTGAGTTGGCAGACGCGGCAAACGCTCCGATTTATAGTTATGACATGAATAGTAATAATGATAATTCCTGGTATTCCATTCGTGGCAATATAGATTATCAACGGCTGTTTAAGGTAAAAGATCGCATGCTCACGTTTTCTTATAAGATAAACACACAGCCTCAAACCTCAGACTCTTATACGCGTTATACAAATGCTGCTATTCCCGATGAATGGCAACAGAGGTTGAACTTGCAGAATCAGCGTTCGGATGGTGAGACTAATAGTACGGAACATACTTTTCAGGCCGACTATGCCACTCCTCTGGGTAAGTTACATACGGTGGAAACCGGAGTGAAGTATATTATCCGCAATAATGCGAGCGACAATAAGTTCTATCTGGCAAACAGCGGTAGTGATGATTACTCTTATAGCGATACCAGAAGTAGTAAATATGAGCACCTAAACGATATTCTTGCCGCTTATGGCGGATATTCCTTTAAATATAAGGATTTCTCGGCAAAAGCGGGAGTGAGGTATGAACATACTATTCAAAACGTGAAATATCTGGTGGGAAGAGGAGACGACTTTAAAGTAAATCTGGACGATGTAATTCCATCGGCCAGTCTGGGTATCAAAATAGGTAAAACACAGAATCTTCGCGGAGGCTATAATATGCGCATCTGGAGGCCGAGTATTTATTACCTGAATCCGTATCGCGATGAGAGTAATCCGACGAGCATCAGTTACGGAAATCCGGAGTTGAAGAGTGAGAAAAGTCATGTATTTAACCTCAGCTATAGCAGTTTTACGGCTAAGTTTAACTTAAATCTGTCACTGAGGTACTCCTTTAATAATAATGGAATTGAGAGTTATAGTTTCTTAGAGAATGGTATACTCAATAACACGTATAAGAACATCGGGAAGAGCCGTAATTCGGGATTGAGTCTTTATGCCAATTGGAATGCCTCGTCTATGACCCGCTTGTATATAAATGCCGACGGTGGATATAGCGACTATCGCAGTCCGGCACAAGGATTGAAGAACAACGGCTGGGATGGCTTCCTTTACGGTGGCATTCAGCAGACTTTCCCCCTCGATATACGTCTCAGTCTGAACTTGATGGGAGCAACACCTCAAACTATGCTACAAGGGCGTGGCAGTGGTTTCTATGATTATAGCATGAGCGTTAACCGTTCTTTCCTTAAGAAACGATTTACCCTAAGCGCTTTCGCCGGAAATTTCCTGAAGAAATATACCTCTAGTTCTTCCCATATTCAGGGTGAGGGCTTTAAACAAACCAGTGACAGCCGATATTCGCGCCAACGCTTCGGGGTGAGCGTAAGTTATCGCCTGGGAGAGTTGAAAGCCAGTGTGAAGAAAGCCGCTCGCGGCATTAATAATGATGATGTAAAAGGCGGAGACGGCGGAGATAACGGAGGGGCTAAATAA
- a CDS encoding DUF4010 domain-containing protein, producing MEKLYDYLPEELVTFILVTLFSLLIGLSQRKISLKREGETTLFGTDRTFTFIGILGYLLYILDPTEMCLFMGGGLVLGFLLGLNYYVKQSQYHVFGVTTIIIALITYCIAPIVATQPSWFYVMVIVTVLLFTELKHTFTEIAQRMESDEMVTLAKFLAISGIILPMLPNENMIPGVNLTPYSIWLATVVVSGISYLSYLLKRYVFRESGVWVSGIVGGLYSSTATISVLARKSKHAPAHEMAEYAAAMLLAVSMMFLRFLILIFIFSQPVFSLVYPYLLIMSFTAAIVAWLMYSREKRTEKAGVISEEESSNPLEFKVALIFAALFVVFTLLTHYTLVYAGTGGLSLLSFVSGLSDITPFILNLLQGSNGVAVLIIAACSMQAIISNILVNMCYAIFFSGRRKELLSRIVIGFGVVIAMNLILLLLFYFI from the coding sequence ATGGAGAAACTCTATGATTATCTTCCCGAAGAGTTGGTAACCTTTATATTGGTTACTCTTTTTTCTTTGCTTATTGGCCTTTCTCAAAGAAAGATTAGCTTGAAGAGAGAAGGAGAAACCACCTTGTTTGGCACTGACCGGACATTTACCTTTATCGGTATACTGGGCTACTTATTATATATACTCGATCCTACCGAAATGTGTCTCTTTATGGGAGGAGGTTTGGTACTTGGTTTCTTGTTGGGGTTAAATTATTACGTGAAACAGTCACAGTATCACGTTTTTGGAGTAACAACAATTATCATCGCCCTTATTACTTACTGCATTGCACCGATTGTGGCCACACAACCTTCCTGGTTTTACGTCATGGTAATAGTTACCGTGTTGCTTTTTACAGAACTGAAACACACCTTTACCGAAATTGCTCAGCGCATGGAGAGCGATGAAATGGTGACTTTGGCCAAGTTTCTTGCCATCAGCGGTATTATTCTTCCGATGCTTCCGAATGAGAATATGATTCCGGGCGTCAATCTTACTCCCTATTCCATTTGGTTGGCAACTGTCGTTGTGTCCGGCATCTCGTATTTATCTTATTTGCTGAAGCGTTATGTGTTTCGCGAATCGGGGGTTTGGGTTTCGGGCATTGTAGGAGGGCTGTATAGCAGCACTGCTACCATCTCTGTTTTGGCTCGTAAAAGTAAACATGCACCAGCACACGAGATGGCGGAGTATGCCGCTGCCATGCTTCTGGCTGTGAGCATGATGTTTCTTCGTTTTCTGATTCTTATCTTTATTTTTAGTCAACCGGTTTTTTCTCTTGTTTATCCTTATTTACTTATTATGTCATTTACGGCAGCGATTGTTGCCTGGCTTATGTATTCCAGAGAAAAACGTACGGAGAAAGCAGGTGTAATAAGTGAAGAAGAGAGCAGTAACCCCTTGGAGTTTAAGGTGGCTCTTATTTTTGCCGCACTGTTTGTCGTATTCACCTTACTTACTCATTATACGTTGGTTTATGCCGGAACCGGAGGATTGAGCTTGCTTTCTTTTGTTTCGGGGCTTAGTGATATTACTCCTTTTATTTTGAATTTGTTGCAAGGATCGAATGGAGTAGCCGTACTTATCATTGCTGCTTGCAGTATGCAGGCCATTATAAGTAACATATTGGTGAACATGTGTTATGCCATTTTCTTTTCGGGTAGGCGCAAAGAATTGCTTTCGCGCATAGTAATAGGTTTTGGCGTAGTAATTGCTATGAATCTTATTCTTTTGTTGCTCTTCTATTTTATTTAA
- a CDS encoding CYTH domain-containing protein, whose amino-acid sequence MAQEIERKFLVNGEFKSLAYAESHIVQGYISSARGRTVRVRIRDNKGYLTIKGASNASGTSRYEWEKELPIDEAQELMKLCEPGIIDKTRYLVAYGGHLFEVDEFYGANEGLIVAEIELNAEDEAFEKPPFIGQEVTGEVRYYNSQLMKHPFSSW is encoded by the coding sequence ATGGCACAAGAGATAGAGCGCAAATTTTTGGTTAACGGAGAGTTTAAGTCTTTGGCTTATGCTGAAAGTCATATTGTGCAGGGATATATAAGTAGCGCCCGAGGGCGTACTGTCCGGGTGCGTATTCGCGATAACAAAGGATATCTTACCATTAAAGGAGCTTCTAACGCTTCGGGCACAAGCCGATATGAATGGGAGAAAGAGCTTCCGATTGATGAAGCACAGGAATTGATGAAACTTTGCGAACCGGGTATCATTGATAAAACCCGCTATCTGGTGGCATATGGCGGGCATCTATTTGAGGTGGACGAGTTTTACGGAGCCAATGAAGGGCTTATTGTTGCCGAAATAGAATTGAATGCCGAAGATGAGGCATTTGAAAAGCCTCCTTTTATCGGGCAAGAAGTAACCGGAGAGGTACGTTACTATAATTCCCAATTGATGAAGCATCCGTTTAGTTCTTGGTAA